One Lutra lutra chromosome 7, mLutLut1.2, whole genome shotgun sequence DNA window includes the following coding sequences:
- the GPHB5 gene encoding glycoprotein hormone beta-5, protein MKLAYLFLGPMALFLLAGCSCVLSTSSGNLLTFVGCAVREFTFLAKKPGCRGLRITTDACWGRCETWEKPILEPPYIEAHHRVCTYNETRQVTVKLPNCAPGVDPFYTYPVAVRCDCGACSTATTECETI, encoded by the exons ATGAAGCTGGCATACCTTTTCCTTGGCCCCATGGCCCTCTTCCTCCTCGCTGGCTGCAGCTGTGTCCTCAGCACCTCCAGTGGGAACCTGCTCACCTTTGTGGGCTGTGCCGTGAGGGAGTTCACTTTCCTGGCCAAAAAGCCAGGCTGCAGGGGCCTTCGGATCACTACAGATGCCTGCTGGGGCCGCTGTGAAACCTGGGAG AAGCCCATTCTGGAACCCCCCTACATTGAAGCCCATCATCGAGTCTGTACCTACAACGAGACCAGACAAGTGACAGTCAAGCTGCCCAATTGCGCCCCTGGAGTGGACCCCTTCTACACCTACCCCGTGGCTGTCCGCTGTGACTGTGGGGCCTGCTCCACGGCCACCACGGAGTGCGAGACCATCTGA